One genomic region from Gemmatimonadota bacterium encodes:
- a CDS encoding ferric reductase-like transmembrane domain-containing protein — MDAIDISGDVAIVAITLLTVNILLGMLMSIKYNPVRSWPHRRVNTLKLHNWTGYLALAASAIHPLIILLSSTAKFHLIDIVYPINAPKQPWINTLGAGALYLLAFVVITSYFRFDIGRFWWKRMHYVTYALFVLYAFHAILTDPTLKDAPLDPLDAEKVYVELCILVVVIATVLRARFALRQPAPRVHRPKQPRPARRRVLA; from the coding sequence GTGGATGCGATAGACATTTCGGGCGATGTCGCGATTGTGGCGATAACGCTTCTGACGGTCAACATTCTGCTCGGGATGTTGATGTCGATCAAGTACAATCCAGTGCGCAGCTGGCCACACCGGCGCGTCAATACGCTCAAGCTGCACAACTGGACCGGATACCTCGCGCTGGCGGCGAGCGCAATTCATCCACTCATAATTCTGTTGTCATCGACGGCGAAGTTTCATCTGATCGACATCGTCTATCCGATAAATGCCCCGAAGCAACCGTGGATCAACACGCTCGGCGCGGGGGCTCTTTATCTGCTGGCGTTCGTCGTGATCACATCGTACTTCCGGTTCGACATTGGCCGGTTCTGGTGGAAGCGTATGCATTACGTGACGTACGCGCTGTTCGTACTGTACGCATTTCACGCAATCCTGACCGATCCCACGTTGAAGGACGCGCCGCTCGATCCGCTGGATGCGGAAAAGGTGTATGTGGAGCTGTGTATTCTCGTGGTCGTGATCGCCACGGTATTGCGCGCGCGCTTCGCATTAAGGCAGCCGGCGCCGCGTGTCCACAGGCCGAAGCAACCCCGCCCAGCGCGGCGCAGAGTGTTGGCATAG
- the hutI gene encoding imidazolonepropionase, translated as MTRRIIFHNASQVVTCAGPARGRRGAEMADAGIRTEVAVGIDDGLIVAVGTMTDVERGLAGLERSGESEYHAQCEYIDCAGRVVTPGLVDSHTHAVFGRPRYDEQELRAAGAGYMEIAQKGGGIHSSVRDLRLRSEDDLLALTRARLQRLARYGTTTVEIKSGYGLSSEDELKSLRVIASVQSETNLRLVPTWLGAHEIPQDYRSGPDGRRRYIEQLVSEQLPTVAREKLATFADVFCEPGVFTLDETRAILEAARARGLQLKLHADELEPSGGAELAAELGATSADHLAAISEAGIAALASSNTVATLLPGTMFFLGRTRQAPARALIESGAVVALATDFNPGTSPTPNLPLIMTIGVSQLHMSVAEVLLATTVNGAAALGLAGSTGQIASGFSADIALWDCEDAREIPYWYGDARCVATWCRGEPVHTA; from the coding sequence GTGACGCGGAGAATCATCTTTCACAACGCATCGCAGGTCGTCACTTGCGCCGGACCCGCGCGCGGCAGGCGCGGTGCCGAGATGGCCGACGCGGGGATACGAACGGAGGTCGCGGTCGGGATCGATGACGGCCTCATAGTCGCGGTCGGAACGATGACCGACGTCGAGCGCGGGCTTGCCGGCCTCGAGCGCTCTGGCGAGTCCGAGTATCACGCGCAGTGTGAGTACATAGACTGTGCGGGGCGGGTCGTGACGCCCGGATTGGTGGATTCGCACACGCATGCTGTGTTCGGTCGGCCGAGGTATGACGAGCAGGAGTTGCGCGCGGCGGGCGCTGGCTACATGGAGATCGCGCAGAAGGGAGGCGGGATTCACTCGTCCGTACGTGACCTGCGTTTGCGTAGCGAGGACGATCTGCTCGCGTTGACGAGGGCGAGGCTGCAGCGTCTCGCCCGGTACGGTACAACCACCGTCGAGATCAAGTCGGGTTACGGGCTTTCAAGCGAAGACGAGCTCAAGTCGCTGCGTGTCATTGCAAGTGTGCAGAGCGAGACAAACCTTCGGCTCGTGCCGACGTGGCTTGGCGCACACGAAATCCCGCAGGATTATCGCAGCGGTCCGGACGGACGGCGTCGATACATCGAGCAATTGGTCTCGGAACAACTGCCGACCGTTGCGCGGGAGAAACTGGCGACATTCGCGGATGTGTTCTGCGAGCCCGGAGTGTTCACTCTTGACGAGACCCGGGCGATCCTGGAAGCGGCGCGCGCTCGCGGATTGCAATTGAAGCTGCACGCCGACGAGCTGGAGCCGTCGGGCGGCGCGGAGCTCGCAGCGGAGCTGGGTGCAACGTCTGCTGACCATCTGGCTGCGATATCCGAGGCGGGGATCGCGGCACTGGCGAGTTCCAATACGGTCGCGACGCTTCTTCCTGGAACCATGTTCTTCCTCGGGCGTACCAGGCAGGCGCCCGCGCGTGCTCTGATCGAATCCGGTGCCGTCGTGGCGCTGGCGACCGACTTCAACCCCGGCACATCGCCGACACCGAACCTGCCACTCATTATGACCATCGGCGTGAGTCAGCTTCACATGAGCGTTGCGGAGGTTTTGCTCGCTACGACTGTGAATGGTGCGGCAGCGCTTGGGCTCGCCGGTTCGACGGGGCAGATCGCATCGGGCTTCAGCGCCGACATCGCCCTCTGGGATTGTGAGGACGCGCGCGAGATTCCGTACTGGTACGGCGATGCTCGCTGTGTTGCGACCTGGTGTCGCGGAGAACCGGTGCACACGGCGTGA
- the hutU gene encoding urocanate hydratase — translation MTHGARVVRAPHGTEITCKGWQQEAAMRMLMNNLDPDVAERPDDLVVYGGTGKAARNWEAFDAIVRELRDLGDDETLLVQSGKPVGVLRTHRSAPRVLIANSNLVGRWATWDKFRELERAGLIMYGQMTAGSWIYIGSQGIVQGTYETLGAVARKHFDGSLAGRLVVTAGLGGMGGAQPLAATMLGAVFLGVEVAESRIDKRIETGYCDRKTSSLDQALAWLGEAQRNRTPLSVGLVGNAADVMPELARRGVVPDVLTDQTSAHDMLNGYVPAGMSIWEADELRRNDPEEYVHRSTASAVRHVEAMLALQKMGAVTFDYGNNIRTVAFDAGLEHAFDFPGFVPAYIRPLFCEGKGPFRWAALSGDPADIARTDRLVLDLFPEDEHLARWIKLASERIHFQGLPARICWLGQGDRARFGVALNDLVASGEISAPIAIGRDHLDTGSVASPFRETEAMLDGSDAIADWPILNALVNTASGASWVSFHHGGGVGIGNSLHAGQVVVADGTPEMRERIERVLTNDPATGILRHADAGYDSARDAAVRHGLTIPVPR, via the coding sequence ATGACGCATGGCGCCAGAGTAGTGCGCGCACCGCACGGAACGGAGATCACCTGCAAGGGGTGGCAGCAGGAAGCGGCGATGCGAATGCTGATGAACAACCTCGATCCGGACGTCGCCGAACGTCCGGACGATCTCGTCGTGTACGGCGGAACGGGAAAGGCCGCGCGCAACTGGGAGGCGTTCGACGCGATAGTGCGCGAGCTCCGCGACCTGGGCGATGACGAAACACTGCTGGTGCAGAGCGGCAAGCCAGTGGGTGTGCTGCGCACTCACCGCAGCGCACCACGAGTGCTCATTGCGAACAGCAATCTCGTGGGCCGCTGGGCAACGTGGGACAAGTTTCGCGAGCTCGAGCGTGCGGGACTGATCATGTACGGGCAGATGACAGCCGGCTCGTGGATCTACATCGGATCGCAGGGCATCGTGCAGGGAACCTACGAAACGCTGGGCGCGGTGGCACGCAAGCACTTCGACGGCTCGCTCGCGGGACGACTCGTCGTTACTGCCGGACTTGGCGGAATGGGCGGCGCGCAACCACTCGCCGCAACGATGCTCGGCGCTGTGTTTCTAGGCGTCGAAGTCGCGGAGTCGCGCATCGACAAGCGGATCGAGACAGGGTATTGCGATCGCAAGACGAGCAGTCTCGACCAGGCGTTGGCGTGGCTCGGTGAGGCGCAGCGAAACAGGACGCCGCTATCCGTTGGGCTGGTTGGAAACGCGGCAGATGTGATGCCTGAGCTTGCCCGGCGTGGTGTGGTGCCCGACGTGCTGACGGATCAGACGAGCGCGCACGACATGTTGAACGGCTACGTGCCAGCGGGCATGTCCATATGGGAGGCCGATGAACTTCGGCGCAACGATCCGGAGGAATACGTGCACCGTTCGACGGCGAGCGCGGTCCGGCACGTCGAAGCGATGCTCGCGCTGCAGAAGATGGGCGCGGTGACCTTCGATTACGGCAATAACATCCGCACCGTGGCGTTCGACGCGGGACTCGAACATGCGTTCGACTTTCCCGGATTCGTGCCTGCATACATACGGCCACTGTTCTGCGAGGGGAAAGGACCATTCCGGTGGGCCGCACTATCCGGCGATCCAGCGGATATAGCGCGTACCGATCGTCTCGTGCTCGATCTATTTCCGGAGGATGAGCATCTCGCGCGATGGATCAAGCTCGCGAGCGAGCGGATTCACTTCCAGGGACTGCCGGCGCGGATATGCTGGCTGGGTCAGGGTGATCGAGCACGATTTGGCGTCGCACTCAACGATCTCGTTGCTTCGGGTGAGATAAGCGCGCCGATCGCGATCGGGCGCGATCATCTCGATACGGGGAGCGTTGCATCTCCGTTCCGCGAAACCGAAGCGATGCTGGATGGCAGCGACGCGATTGCCGACTGGCCGATATTGAACGCGCTCGTGAACACGGCGAGTGGGGCGAGCTGGGTGTCGTTCCACCACGGTGGCGGCGTCGGGATCGGTAACTCGCTGCATGCGGGCCAGGTGGTCGTCGCCGACGGAACGCCGGAGATGCGCGAGCGTATCGAGCGCGTGTTGACGAACGATCCCGCCACTGGAATTCTGCGGCACGCCGATGCGGGCTACGATAGTGCTCGCGACGCCGCCGTGCGTCACGGGCTGACGATCCCCGTTCCGCGCTGA
- the hutH gene encoding histidine ammonia-lyase, whose amino-acid sequence MTVTDTVRIDGRSLRIADVIAVARGLARVEMTDAARTRMAASNATVTSIVERNDVVYGVTTGFGKLSDIAIPPNRLAELQVNLIRSHAVGVGPLLSEAEVRAMMLLRANVISKGYSGARAALVDLLAGMLNAGLYPPVPEQGSVGASGDLAPLAHLALSMIGEGLLFKGDQSGPAADMLRASGLEPITLGPKEGITLINGTQAHTAIAALLVHDAERIWRAAHVAAAMSLEALKGTPVAFDARIQEARGQIGQVESARVMRLLLDNSEIRESHRSNDRRVQDAYGLRCVPQVHGPVLDALRWIEGMVSRELNAATDNPLVFEDGEMLSGGNFHGQAVAMALDFLAIATTNLAVISERRTDRLVHPDLNEGLPAFLSPDAGTNSGFMMAQVTAASITSECKVLAHPSSVDSIPTDGSKEDVVPMAMGAAWKARRIIANVRNVLAIEMMCGAQGIDFRAPLKPSCAVARAHGIVRQVVPHLDRDRVMSGDIGVIATEIANGRFDECIVWDVEEQVQ is encoded by the coding sequence ATGACCGTCACGGATACGGTACGGATCGATGGGCGATCGCTCAGGATTGCCGACGTGATTGCCGTAGCGCGTGGACTCGCGCGCGTGGAGATGACCGATGCCGCGCGGACGCGGATGGCGGCATCGAATGCGACCGTCACCAGCATCGTGGAGCGCAATGACGTCGTGTACGGTGTTACGACCGGGTTCGGAAAGTTGTCGGACATCGCGATACCGCCGAACAGGCTCGCCGAGCTGCAGGTGAATCTGATCAGATCGCACGCGGTGGGAGTCGGACCGCTGTTGAGCGAAGCCGAGGTGCGCGCGATGATGCTGCTGCGCGCGAACGTGATATCGAAGGGATATTCGGGGGCGCGCGCTGCACTTGTGGATCTGCTCGCCGGCATGCTGAACGCCGGATTGTATCCGCCTGTACCCGAGCAGGGGAGTGTCGGCGCCAGCGGCGATCTCGCGCCGCTCGCGCATCTCGCGCTGTCGATGATCGGTGAAGGATTATTGTTCAAGGGCGATCAGTCCGGCCCCGCAGCCGACATGTTGCGTGCGAGCGGACTCGAACCGATCACGCTCGGTCCCAAGGAAGGGATCACCCTCATCAATGGGACGCAGGCACACACGGCCATCGCGGCGTTGCTCGTGCACGACGCAGAGCGAATCTGGCGCGCCGCGCACGTTGCTGCGGCGATGTCGCTCGAAGCGCTCAAGGGTACGCCGGTGGCGTTCGACGCCCGTATCCAGGAAGCGCGCGGTCAGATCGGACAGGTGGAATCTGCGCGCGTGATGCGGCTGCTCCTCGACAACAGCGAGATTCGAGAGTCGCACAGGTCGAACGATCGCAGGGTGCAGGACGCGTATGGATTGCGGTGCGTTCCGCAGGTTCACGGGCCCGTGCTCGATGCGCTTCGATGGATCGAAGGGATGGTGTCGCGCGAGCTGAACGCCGCGACCGACAATCCGCTGGTGTTCGAGGACGGCGAGATGTTGAGCGGTGGAAACTTTCACGGACAGGCAGTTGCGATGGCGCTCGACTTTCTCGCAATTGCGACAACCAATCTCGCAGTTATCAGCGAGCGTCGCACCGATCGGCTGGTTCATCCGGACCTGAACGAAGGGTTGCCTGCATTTCTGTCACCGGATGCCGGCACGAATTCGGGATTCATGATGGCGCAGGTCACCGCCGCGTCGATCACGAGCGAGTGCAAAGTGCTGGCGCATCCCTCCAGCGTGGATTCGATCCCGACCGACGGGAGCAAGGAAGACGTGGTGCCGATGGCGATGGGCGCAGCGTGGAAGGCGCGTCGCATCATTGCAAACGTGCGAAACGTGCTTGCGATCGAGATGATGTGCGGTGCGCAGGGGATCGATTTCCGCGCGCCGCTCAAGCCATCCTGTGCCGTGGCCCGAGCGCATGGCATCGTCCGCCAGGTAGTCCCGCACCTCGATCGAGACAGAGTGATGAGCGGAGACATCGGAGTGATCGCGACCGAGATTGCCAACGGACGCTTCGATGAGTGCATAGTATGGGACGTGGAGGAGCAAGTTCAATGA
- a CDS encoding agmatinase family protein has translation MPLNPPGSPLFRDHLETKVASWIRPWDGTESVDVVLLGAPLSKTSISHSGASGTPQAMREMFGAVSTYNFDHDVDLASALSIRDAGDARVHVTDLARSRAGIGEAVAAVLAQSSGALTVVMGGDHSISAPSIEAFRAHVRGTAGLVQLDAHMDLRNLDDGGPSNGTPIRQLLESGTLEGRNIVQIGLHAFANARAYRDVARDAGITQISAREVAHTPPGDIARMALSLLDERADALYVTLDMDVLDQAFAPGVPALVPGGMTSWQLFEMLLVLGGHPKVRAIDIVEVDPSQDPRRATVRVAVHAMLTFLTGMALCRGKA, from the coding sequence ATGCCTCTGAATCCGCCGGGCTCACCGCTCTTCCGGGACCATCTGGAAACGAAGGTCGCCTCGTGGATCCGGCCGTGGGATGGAACGGAATCCGTCGACGTCGTCCTGCTCGGCGCACCGCTGTCCAAGACGTCCATCTCGCATTCCGGTGCGTCAGGAACGCCGCAGGCAATGCGCGAGATGTTCGGCGCGGTATCGACGTACAACTTCGATCACGACGTCGATCTCGCATCCGCGCTGAGCATCCGGGACGCGGGCGATGCCAGGGTACACGTGACCGATCTCGCGCGATCGCGCGCGGGGATCGGCGAAGCCGTTGCCGCGGTGCTGGCGCAATCCTCGGGTGCGCTCACCGTCGTCATGGGCGGTGACCACTCGATCTCCGCGCCGTCGATCGAGGCGTTCCGCGCGCACGTGCGCGGTACTGCAGGACTGGTGCAGCTCGACGCGCACATGGATCTCCGCAATCTCGACGATGGTGGGCCGAGTAACGGAACTCCGATCAGACAATTGCTGGAATCGGGAACGCTGGAAGGCCGCAACATTGTACAGATTGGTCTTCACGCGTTCGCGAATGCGCGCGCATACCGCGACGTTGCGCGCGACGCGGGCATCACGCAGATCTCCGCACGCGAGGTCGCACACACGCCTCCAGGAGACATCGCGCGCATGGCCCTGTCCCTGCTGGACGAGCGAGCGGATGCGCTGTACGTGACGCTCGACATGGACGTGCTGGACCAGGCCTTCGCACCCGGCGTCCCAGCGCTCGTGCCGGGTGGAATGACGTCGTGGCAGCTGTTCGAGATGTTGCTCGTACTCGGCGGTCATCCGAAAGTGCGCGCGATCGACATAGTCGAGGTCGATCCGTCGCAGGATCCGCGACGTGCGACCGTGCGCGTCGCAGTGCACGCGATGCTGACATTTCTCACCGGCATGGCGCTGTGCCGAGGCAAGGCATGA
- the mgtE gene encoding magnesium transporter — translation MATAVLQETPTAKSLYEASSKPETLAQLVAPLRAADIAELVNQLQPARAARVLANLPFDVAVDVMDEPELDRRHDIVQHMDRGIAGALVAAMAPDRRADLLRELSPGKRKAVLATIDEPDRSVLNALLVYPEGSVGAIMTTEFVSVAANTTVADAIERVRILAPDVTAVYAVYVVDPVSGRLERSVHLQDLLLADRNAPISSIGDARKPLSTSPLTSEEDVARLISKYNLVALPVVDETGRMIGAATVDDVIDAMVRETTEDVQRFGGVAALEVPYLRISLFGMVRKRAGWLAALFLGEMLTATAMGYFQTEIARAVVLALFIPLIISSGGNSGSQATSLIIRALALRELSLRDWWRVAVRELPTGLALGTVLGVIGVIRILTWQHLGWYDYGPHHNLVALTIGVSLVGVVTFGSMAGSMLPFLLRRLGFDPASASAPFVATLVDVTGLVIYFSVAYAILRGTLL, via the coding sequence ATGGCCACCGCCGTCCTGCAAGAAACTCCCACAGCCAAATCGCTGTACGAGGCCTCCAGCAAGCCTGAAACGCTAGCCCAGCTGGTCGCTCCGCTCCGCGCAGCCGACATCGCCGAGCTGGTGAATCAGCTGCAGCCGGCCAGGGCTGCGCGGGTTCTGGCCAATCTTCCGTTCGACGTCGCGGTAGATGTGATGGACGAGCCGGAGCTCGACCGGCGGCACGACATCGTCCAGCACATGGACAGGGGGATCGCCGGAGCGCTGGTGGCCGCCATGGCGCCGGATCGGCGCGCCGATCTGCTGCGCGAGCTGAGCCCGGGCAAGCGAAAGGCGGTGCTCGCCACGATCGATGAGCCCGACCGGTCCGTTCTCAATGCGTTACTGGTATACCCGGAAGGATCGGTTGGCGCGATCATGACCACGGAGTTCGTGAGCGTTGCAGCGAACACCACTGTCGCCGATGCGATCGAGCGCGTCCGCATACTCGCGCCTGACGTAACTGCCGTCTACGCTGTGTACGTGGTCGATCCGGTGAGCGGGAGGCTCGAGCGCTCGGTGCACCTGCAGGACCTGCTGCTCGCCGATCGCAACGCTCCGATCAGCAGCATCGGCGACGCGCGCAAGCCACTTTCCACGTCGCCGCTCACGAGTGAAGAAGATGTCGCGCGGCTCATCTCCAAGTACAATCTCGTCGCGCTTCCGGTTGTCGACGAGACCGGCAGGATGATCGGCGCGGCAACTGTCGACGACGTGATCGATGCGATGGTGCGCGAGACGACAGAAGATGTCCAACGATTCGGCGGTGTCGCCGCGCTCGAAGTTCCGTACCTGCGCATCTCGCTCTTCGGCATGGTGCGCAAGCGCGCCGGTTGGCTCGCTGCGCTGTTCCTCGGTGAGATGCTCACGGCGACGGCGATGGGATATTTCCAGACCGAGATCGCGCGTGCGGTGGTGCTCGCGCTGTTCATCCCACTGATCATCTCGTCCGGCGGCAATTCCGGATCGCAGGCGACTTCGCTCATCATTCGTGCACTCGCGCTGCGGGAGCTCTCACTGCGCGACTGGTGGCGCGTCGCGGTGCGGGAGCTGCCAACCGGACTGGCGCTCGGCACAGTGCTCGGCGTCATCGGGGTCATCCGAATTCTCACGTGGCAACATCTCGGATGGTATGATTACGGTCCCCACCACAATCTCGTCGCGCTCACGATCGGTGTCTCGCTCGTCGGGGTGGTCACCTTCGGATCGATGGCCGGGTCGATGCTCCCGTTCCTGCTCCGGCGGCTCGGATTCGACCCCGCCAGCGCATCCGCCCCGTTCGTCGCGACGCTGGTGGATGTGACCGGACTGGTCATCTACTTCTCGGTCGCCTACGCAATCCTGCGAGGGACGTTATTGTAA
- a CDS encoding NADP-dependent oxidoreductase, which produces MKAIVVTDQTAGTAGMKLTEQPAPAAAINDVVVQIHASGFVPTELTWPSTWTDRRDRDRTPSIPGHELAGVVTALGYGTTGLSIGQRVFGLADWYRNGTLAEYVAIEARNLAPLPGDVDFTVGASLPISGLTAWQGLFEQGRLRAGQSVIAHGAAGAVGSMVTQLAREIGAHVIGTGRGADRQKALDFGAQEFVDLDSDTLEDVGSVDLVFDVIGGDIGKRSARLIRAGGTLVSIVGPSEARPVDGLAVDFVVESDRAQLSEIVQRVRDGRLRTNIGNVSTLDDAVAAFNSTQRRAGKPVIRVLL; this is translated from the coding sequence ATGAAGGCAATCGTTGTGACGGACCAGACCGCGGGAACGGCCGGGATGAAGTTGACCGAGCAGCCCGCGCCGGCGGCAGCGATAAACGACGTTGTCGTTCAGATTCATGCGTCGGGATTCGTTCCGACCGAGCTGACATGGCCCTCGACCTGGACCGATCGCCGTGACCGCGATCGAACACCGTCGATTCCCGGCCACGAGCTGGCTGGAGTCGTCACCGCACTCGGCTACGGTACGACGGGACTGTCGATAGGACAGCGCGTGTTCGGCCTTGCGGACTGGTATCGCAACGGCACCCTTGCCGAGTACGTGGCGATCGAGGCACGTAATCTCGCGCCGCTGCCGGGCGACGTCGACTTCACCGTGGGCGCGAGCCTGCCGATCTCGGGACTCACCGCGTGGCAGGGACTGTTCGAGCAGGGCCGCCTTCGGGCGGGGCAGAGTGTAATCGCGCACGGCGCGGCCGGCGCGGTCGGCTCGATGGTGACGCAGCTCGCACGAGAGATCGGGGCCCACGTCATCGGCACCGGACGCGGGGCCGACCGTCAGAAGGCGCTCGACTTCGGTGCGCAGGAGTTTGTAGACCTCGACAGCGACACGCTGGAAGACGTCGGCAGCGTCGATCTCGTGTTCGATGTCATCGGCGGCGACATCGGGAAGCGGTCTGCGCGCCTGATTCGAGCCGGAGGAACGCTGGTGTCGATCGTTGGGCCGTCGGAGGCGCGGCCCGTTGACGGCCTTGCGGTCGACTTCGTCGTCGAGTCCGATCGTGCCCAACTGAGTGAGATTGTCCAGCGGGTGCGGGACGGACGACTGCGGACGAACATCGGAAATGTCTCGACCCTCGACGATGCGGTCGCAGCCTTCAACTCGACCCAGCGGCGCGCGGGGAAGCCGGTCATCCGCGTTCTTCTGTAA
- a CDS encoding cytochrome ubiquinol oxidase subunit I — MDSALVVDRLQFAFTITYHYLFPQLTMGLALLILVLKTLALRTGNERYGDSARFWARIFGINFAFGVVTGIPMEFQFGTNWAAFSKFAGGVIGQTLAMEGMFAFFLESSFLGLFLFRERRLGPRGHWVAALLVFLGSWLSGYFIVVTDAWMQHPVANQVMPDGSVQLASFGALLSNPWGLWQYAHTMSGAAITGSVVMASVGAFYVLSGRATRHGQIFLKVGILAGCLFSLLQLFPTGDRQGKMVAEYQPVTLAAMEAVFTTGPGVPLVIIGQPNMRDRSLDNPITVPKMLSFLTYRRWDASVRGLDAFPADTWPDNVPLLYYAYHIMVGLGTIMIAVLLVGTLLLWRGTLDKNRWMLWILMLMLPFPYIANTAGWLTAEIGRQPWLVYGLMRTSHGLSPEVSAGNGLFTLLGFMGMYAVLTILFLFLIYREIEQGPAAAGRPATA, encoded by the coding sequence ATGGACAGTGCGCTAGTTGTAGATCGCCTTCAGTTCGCCTTCACAATTACATATCACTACCTCTTTCCGCAACTGACGATGGGGCTGGCGCTCCTCATCCTCGTGCTGAAGACGCTCGCGCTCAGGACTGGAAATGAGCGATACGGCGATTCCGCTCGCTTCTGGGCCCGCATCTTCGGAATCAACTTCGCGTTCGGCGTGGTCACTGGGATTCCGATGGAATTCCAGTTCGGCACAAACTGGGCTGCGTTCTCAAAGTTCGCAGGCGGCGTGATCGGGCAAACACTGGCCATGGAAGGAATGTTCGCGTTCTTTCTCGAATCATCCTTCCTCGGTCTCTTTCTATTCCGAGAGCGCCGGCTCGGGCCTCGCGGACACTGGGTTGCGGCGTTGCTGGTCTTCCTGGGCTCATGGCTGTCGGGTTACTTCATCGTGGTGACCGACGCCTGGATGCAACACCCGGTCGCGAACCAGGTCATGCCGGATGGAAGCGTACAACTCGCGAGTTTCGGTGCGCTCCTCAGCAATCCGTGGGGTCTCTGGCAGTATGCCCACACGATGAGCGGCGCGGCGATTACCGGCTCGGTGGTGATGGCGAGCGTTGGCGCGTTCTACGTCCTCTCAGGCCGAGCGACCAGGCACGGCCAGATATTCCTGAAGGTGGGAATTCTCGCGGGCTGCCTGTTCTCACTGCTGCAGCTGTTCCCGACCGGGGACCGCCAGGGGAAGATGGTCGCCGAATATCAGCCGGTGACGCTTGCTGCGATGGAGGCCGTATTCACGACGGGGCCGGGCGTGCCGCTGGTGATCATCGGTCAGCCCAACATGCGCGACAGGTCGTTGGACAATCCGATTACGGTCCCGAAGATGTTGAGTTTCCTGACCTACCGGCGTTGGGACGCATCTGTGCGCGGACTCGACGCCTTCCCCGCCGATACGTGGCCCGACAACGTACCACTCCTCTACTACGCCTACCACATCATGGTCGGCCTCGGCACAATCATGATCGCGGTGTTACTGGTCGGTACGCTTCTGCTGTGGCGGGGAACTCTCGATAAGAACCGCTGGATGCTCTGGATACTGATGCTCATGCTGCCGTTCCCGTATATCGCGAACACCGCGGGCTGGCTGACGGCGGAGATCGGTCGCCAACCATGGCTCGTCTACGGGCTCATGCGCACGTCACACGGCCTTTCGCCGGAAGTGTCGGCGGGTAATGGCCTCTTCACGCTTCTGGGCTTCATGGGGATGTATGCCGTGCTGACGATTCTGTTTCTCTTCCTCATCTACCGCGAGATCGAGCAGGGCCCCGCTGCTGCCGGTCGACCGGCGACAGCCTAG
- the cydB gene encoding cytochrome d ubiquinol oxidase subunit II, translating to MATAFFVIVALMLMIYSVLDGFDLGVGAIHWLVGRTSDERRLVLSAIGPVWDGNEVWLIAAGGTLYFAFPALYASSFSGFYLPLTMVLWLLMLRGISIEVRSHVNDPLWHGFYDFVFTLSGALLAIFLGAALGNVIRGVPLNSDGYFFEPLWTTFRVTGRPGILDWYTTLIGVMSLVTLANHGAHWLALKTEEPLRGRARRIATTLWWIVALVTVVGFFATVRVRPTILDNYRVLGLGWLIPVVALGGLAGMAWFGARHNDLFAFVSSSLYIAGMLGGIAFGMYPTLLPATTDPANSLTIANSAAGAYGLRIGLIWWMMSAVLVVGYFGYLYWMFRHRVSAADNAGH from the coding sequence ATGGCGACGGCCTTTTTTGTGATTGTTGCATTGATGCTCATGATCTATTCAGTGCTCGACGGCTTCGATCTGGGAGTCGGAGCAATTCACTGGCTTGTGGGCCGCACGAGCGACGAGCGTCGCCTGGTGCTAAGCGCAATCGGCCCTGTTTGGGATGGCAATGAAGTCTGGCTGATTGCAGCTGGCGGAACGTTGTATTTCGCCTTCCCGGCACTTTACGCATCAAGCTTCAGCGGCTTCTATCTCCCGCTCACAATGGTGCTGTGGCTGCTCATGCTTCGCGGTATCAGCATCGAGGTAAGATCCCATGTAAACGACCCGCTCTGGCACGGCTTCTACGATTTTGTGTTCACGCTTTCTGGAGCACTGCTCGCCATCTTCCTCGGTGCTGCGCTCGGCAACGTGATCCGCGGCGTGCCGCTGAACTCGGACGGCTATTTCTTCGAGCCGCTCTGGACGACGTTTCGAGTCACGGGCCGGCCAGGAATTCTGGACTGGTACACCACGTTGATCGGTGTGATGTCGTTAGTGACGTTGGCAAACCACGGCGCGCACTGGCTCGCACTCAAGACTGAAGAGCCGCTGCGCGGACGAGCGCGTCGCATTGCAACAACTCTCTGGTGGATCGTAGCTCTTGTTACCGTAGTGGGATTTTTTGCCACGGTCCGGGTGCGTCCGACGATTCTCGATAACTATCGCGTGCTCGGCTTGGGGTGGTTGATACCCGTCGTCGCTCTTGGTGGGCTGGCTGGAATGGCTTGGTTTGGTGCGCGCCACAACGATCTGTTCGCCTTCGTCTCGTCCAGTCTTTACATCGCCGGCATGCTGGGTGGAATCGCGTTTGGCATGTATCCAACGCTGCTCCCCGCGACGACCGATCCAGCGAACAGCCTGACCATCGCAAACAGCGCGGCCGGTGCATATGGCCTCCGGATCGGTCTTATCTGGTGGATGATGAGCGCCGTGCTCGTCGTGGGCTATTTCGGCTATCTGTACTGGATGTTCCGGCACCGCGTGAGCGCTGCAGATAACGCCGGTCATTGA